A genome region from Clostridium sp. JN-9 includes the following:
- the dapF gene encoding diaminopimelate epimerase, with translation MKFTKMQGNGNDFILIEDFMNIYKSNQSYMAKKFCDRHFGIGADGILFVRNSTRADILMEVINSDGSYASMCGNGIRCFAKYIFEKKIVNKNPLKIETGDGIKEAFLELDHNKVINITINMGNPSWDPKDIPSDSAEEIIDKSIFVNDKEYKINSLLMGVPHTVIINNFDQYEVTEGKQLETLDIFKKGSNINFCQVINRNEIKVNTWERGAGVTLACGTGSCASVLVCNKLGLTEKKVNVELPGGKLNIEITKHGVLMTGPAEVSFEGEWESEL, from the coding sequence ATGAAATTTACAAAGATGCAGGGTAATGGCAATGATTTTATCCTTATTGAGGATTTTATGAATATATACAAAAGCAACCAAAGTTATATGGCAAAGAAATTTTGTGACAGGCATTTTGGAATTGGAGCAGATGGAATTCTATTTGTAAGAAATAGTACAAGGGCAGATATTTTAATGGAAGTTATAAATTCTGACGGATCATATGCTTCAATGTGCGGCAATGGCATAAGGTGTTTTGCAAAGTATATTTTTGAAAAAAAGATTGTAAATAAAAATCCTTTAAAAATAGAAACTGGAGATGGCATAAAGGAAGCTTTTTTAGAATTAGATCATAATAAAGTTATAAATATAACTATTAATATGGGAAACCCATCCTGGGATCCTAAGGATATTCCATCAGATAGTGCTGAAGAAATAATAGATAAAAGCATTTTTGTAAATGATAAAGAGTATAAAATAAATTCATTATTAATGGGGGTCCCCCATACTGTAATAATAAATAACTTTGACCAATATGAGGTTACTGAGGGTAAACAATTAGAAACACTGGACATTTTCAAAAAAGGATCTAACATTAACTTTTGCCAGGTTATAAATAGAAATGAAATTAAGGTAAATACCTGGGAAAGAGGCGCAGGAGTGACACTGGCATGTGGAACAGGAAGCTGTGCCTCTGTTTTAGTCTGCAATAAGCTTGGATTAACTGAAAAAAAGGTAAATGTTGAATTGCCAGGTGGAAAACTTAATATTGAAATCACAAAACATGGAGTCTTAATGACGGGACCGGCGGAAGTATCATTTGAAGGAGAATGGGAATCGGAATTATGA
- a CDS encoding transposase, whose product MIKKDLQKSYAGRQPIKIKNVNGLPKTLKVSFPEATIQNCIVHQIRNSFLVLPITIIN is encoded by the coding sequence ATGATAAAAAAAGATTTGCAAAAATCCTATGCCGGCAGGCAGCCAATTAAAATAAAGAACGTAAATGGATTGCCGAAAACATTGAAGGTTTCTTTTCCAGAAGCAACTATTCAAAACTGCATTGTACATCAAATTAGAAATTCTTTTTTAGTATTACCCATAACCATTATAAATTAG
- a CDS encoding exodeoxyribonuclease III translates to MRIYSWNVNGIRAIAKKNFFSWIDEEKPDILCVQETKLQEADLNEKLKNIDGYYSYFSFAERKGYSGVATYSKVKPVSCSHGFGIEKFDCEGRVLETEFEDFTLLNIYFPNGQKDDERLKYKMDFYDAFLNYANDLVKSGKKLIICGDYNIAHTEMDIKNAKANSDTSGFLPIERQWIDKYIENGYYDTYRYINPEEVKYSWWSYRFKARERNTGWRIDYHFVSKNLIDKVKDAKILTDVMGSDHCPIMVEVE, encoded by the coding sequence ATGAGAATATATTCTTGGAATGTAAATGGAATCAGAGCAATTGCAAAGAAGAACTTTTTTAGCTGGATAGATGAAGAGAAACCTGATATTTTATGTGTTCAGGAGACTAAGCTTCAGGAAGCTGATTTAAATGAAAAATTAAAAAATATAGATGGTTATTATTCTTACTTTAGCTTTGCTGAAAGAAAGGGTTACAGCGGTGTTGCTACTTATTCAAAGGTAAAGCCTGTTTCATGCAGTCATGGCTTTGGCATTGAAAAATTTGATTGTGAAGGAAGAGTATTAGAAACTGAATTTGAAGATTTTACTTTGCTTAATATATATTTTCCTAATGGTCAGAAGGATGATGAAAGATTAAAATACAAAATGGACTTTTATGATGCTTTTCTAAATTATGCAAATGATTTAGTTAAAAGCGGGAAAAAGCTTATTATATGCGGAGATTATAATATTGCTCATACTGAAATGGATATTAAAAACGCAAAGGCCAATTCAGATACATCAGGCTTCCTGCCAATTGAAAGACAGTGGATTGATAAATATATAGAAAATGGGTATTATGATACTTATAGATATATAAATCCTGAAGAAGTTAAGTATTCATGGTGGAGTTATAGATTTAAAGCCAGGGAAAGAAATACAGGATGGAGAATTGATTACCATTTTGTTTCAAAAAATTTAATAGACAAAGTAAAGGATGCAAAAATATTAACTGATGTTATGGGGTCAGATCACTGCCCTATTATGGTGGAAGTAGAATAG
- a CDS encoding class I SAM-dependent RNA methyltransferase has protein sequence MFYKLIATATFGLESIVAKELKELGYDDLTVENGRVTFEGDERDIAICNMWLRTADRVLIKVGEFKAESFEELFEGTKALDFGSIISQDGFMHVEGKSVKSKLHSVPDCQSIVKKAVVESMKKKYNIEHFTEDGPEYKIEISLLKDIATLTIDTSGAGLHKRGYRENAGTAPMKETLAAAIVLISKWEPSRLLVDPMCGSGTIPIEAALIGKNIAPGLHRKFVCEDWDMMPPNIFKEIRKHAESCINNKEFVIQASDKDGRVFNTARANAEKAGVSEYINFQKVPVESFSSKKKHGVIITNPPYGERLGEKAEVEELYKNVGEVYRRLNEWSLYLITSYEGFEKCFGQKSDKNRKLYNGRLKCYLYQYINKE, from the coding sequence ATGTTTTATAAACTTATTGCAACAGCTACTTTTGGACTAGAATCCATTGTGGCAAAAGAATTAAAAGAACTTGGATATGATGATTTAACTGTAGAAAATGGAAGAGTAACCTTTGAAGGTGATGAAAGAGATATAGCCATATGCAATATGTGGCTGAGAACTGCTGACAGAGTACTAATAAAGGTTGGAGAATTTAAGGCGGAATCCTTTGAAGAGCTTTTTGAAGGTACAAAGGCACTGGATTTTGGAAGTATTATATCACAGGATGGATTTATGCATGTTGAGGGTAAATCAGTCAAATCTAAATTACATTCTGTGCCTGACTGTCAGTCAATAGTAAAAAAGGCAGTAGTGGAGTCAATGAAGAAAAAATATAATATTGAACACTTCACAGAGGATGGACCTGAATATAAAATTGAGATATCACTTTTAAAGGACATAGCTACCCTTACTATTGATACTTCCGGAGCAGGTCTTCACAAAAGGGGATATAGGGAAAATGCCGGCACTGCTCCAATGAAGGAGACATTAGCTGCAGCTATTGTTTTAATCAGTAAATGGGAACCGTCAAGACTTCTTGTGGATCCAATGTGCGGATCTGGAACTATTCCTATTGAAGCTGCCCTTATAGGGAAAAATATTGCTCCTGGATTACATAGAAAATTTGTTTGTGAAGACTGGGACATGATGCCCCCTAATATATTTAAAGAAATAAGAAAACATGCAGAAAGCTGTATAAATAATAAGGAATTTGTTATTCAGGCTTCTGATAAGGACGGGAGGGTATTTAATACTGCCAGGGCAAATGCAGAGAAAGCTGGAGTAAGTGAATATATTAACTTTCAAAAAGTGCCTGTTGAGTCCTTTAGTTCAAAGAAAAAGCATGGTGTCATTATAACAAATCCGCCTTATGGTGAAAGACTGGGAGAAAAAGCTGAAGTTGAGGAACTTTATAAAAATGTTGGTGAAGTATATAGAAGATTAAATGAATGGTCTTTGTATCTTATTACTTCCTACGAAGGATTTGAAAAGTGCTTTGGACAAAAGTCAGACAAAAACAGAAAACTTTATAATGGAAGACTGAAGTGCTATCTATATCAATACATTAATAAAGAATAA
- the uraA gene encoding uracil permease — protein MKNFIDVEEKLPLLKTIPLSLQHLFAMVGATILVPIITGMSPSIALFCSGIGTLLYIICTKGKLPAYIGSSFAFIVPMMVASKNYGTPAMLSGVIAAGTVYIIVAGIIKLFGIGWLNKALPPVVVGAIVIVIGLGLAVTAVNWAGLNFTYTADALKDVPRWAWITVSMVTLAVGIIGSMYFKGFLGVIPILISMIVGYITALALGVIPASAIEAIKSVPILRLPPFVSPKFNWNAIMLMAPVSFVTIAEHIGHVYVTNNVCGRDFTKDPGLHRSILGDGVATIAAGLFGGPPNTTYGENIGVMAITRVYSVWVIGVAAVIAIILSFIGPISVIIENMPLPVMGGVSILLFGIIASSGFRIFVEEKIDFSKKKNLLITSVIIVLGIGGASLKFTMNGSEVEIAGVALATLVGIALNLILPEKSATE, from the coding sequence ATGAAAAACTTTATTGATGTAGAAGAAAAACTGCCATTATTAAAGACAATACCTTTAAGCTTGCAGCATTTATTTGCAATGGTTGGTGCTACTATACTTGTACCAATTATAACTGGCATGAGTCCATCTATTGCATTATTTTGCAGCGGCATTGGAACACTTCTTTATATAATATGCACTAAGGGTAAACTTCCAGCGTATATAGGTTCATCATTTGCATTCATAGTGCCTATGATGGTTGCTTCAAAAAATTACGGAACCCCTGCAATGCTGTCAGGAGTAATTGCAGCTGGTACAGTATATATAATTGTTGCAGGTATTATAAAGTTATTTGGAATAGGCTGGTTAAATAAAGCGTTACCTCCAGTAGTTGTAGGCGCAATAGTAATTGTTATAGGTCTGGGATTAGCAGTAACAGCCGTAAATTGGGCAGGACTTAATTTTACTTATACAGCAGATGCCTTAAAGGATGTTCCAAGATGGGCATGGATAACCGTATCCATGGTAACACTTGCGGTAGGTATTATTGGAAGTATGTACTTTAAAGGATTTTTAGGTGTAATTCCAATACTTATATCAATGATAGTTGGATACATCACAGCTTTAGCACTTGGTGTAATTCCTGCTTCAGCTATAGAGGCAATAAAGAGTGTACCCATACTAAGATTACCACCATTTGTATCTCCTAAATTTAACTGGAATGCAATAATGTTAATGGCACCAGTTTCATTTGTAACAATAGCAGAGCACATAGGTCATGTGTATGTTACAAACAATGTGTGTGGAAGAGACTTTACAAAAGATCCAGGTCTTCACCGTTCCATATTAGGTGATGGAGTTGCAACCATAGCAGCAGGTTTATTTGGAGGCCCTCCAAATACAACATATGGAGAAAACATAGGTGTAATGGCAATAACCAGGGTTTACAGCGTATGGGTTATAGGTGTGGCAGCAGTAATTGCAATAATTCTTTCCTTCATAGGACCAATTTCAGTTATAATTGAAAATATGCCTCTTCCAGTAATGGGGGGAGTAAGCATACTACTGTTTGGTATAATAGCTTCTTCAGGATTCAGGATATTTGTTGAAGAAAAAATAGATTTTTCAAAGAAAAAGAATCTTCTTATTACCTCAGTAATAATTGTTTTAGGTATTGGCGGAGCAAGCCTTAAATTCACAATGAATGGTTCAGAAGTTGAAATTGCAGGCGTTGCACTGGCAACTTTGGTTGGAATAGCACTTAACCTGATATTACCTGAGAAAAGCGCAACTGAATAA
- a CDS encoding NFACT RNA binding domain-containing protein has protein sequence MPLDGVYIYNIVRELKTLLINGRVEKVNQPEKDEIVLTIKNQRTNYRLLISASSVYPKIHITNNIKKNPLTAPMFCMVLRKYLNTAKVVDIRQLDCDRVIFIDFENTDELGFNSIYTLAVEIMGRHSNISLVRSRDSIIMESIKHVTPEISSVRSLYTGIKYELPPASQKLSPLNYTYEQLDKYVLENSIKFESNFFSKVFTGVSTPFSKELVFEIKKAPIDFQYNDLDKISQFVGKVFLHMKNGISSFYLYYEGDKVKDFYCFPLESIKYSSIKKYGSPSKLIEDFYFERDKADRLKNKSSDLQKLLHVNIERCEKKLQILNKTLDDCSHKDKYKLYGELLTANIYSLKSEMDSAQVQNYYSDNYELITIPLEKGKSPSHNIQKYYKKYNKMKKSEEAAAIQIQLTEDELNYLQSVLTNVKNADDYDSIDEIKRELIETGYIKFKKNSNIKKKSSSKPYHFVSSDGTDIYVGKNNFQNDYLTLKFASNKDLWFHTKKIPGSHVIVKNMGTITPETINEAAQLAAYYSKAKDSSKVPVDYTEVKNVHKPNGAKPGMVIYYTNKTVYVNPNNRATPKIKE, from the coding sequence ATGCCATTAGATGGTGTATATATATATAATATCGTAAGAGAATTAAAAACTTTACTGATAAATGGAAGGGTTGAAAAAGTAAATCAGCCTGAAAAAGACGAAATAGTATTAACCATTAAAAATCAAAGGACGAACTATAGATTACTTATCAGTGCAAGCTCCGTTTATCCAAAAATTCACATTACCAATAACATAAAGAAAAACCCATTAACAGCTCCTATGTTCTGTATGGTTTTAAGAAAGTATCTAAATACAGCAAAAGTAGTTGATATAAGACAGCTGGACTGTGACAGAGTTATTTTTATTGATTTTGAAAACACTGATGAACTTGGATTTAACAGCATTTATACTTTAGCAGTTGAAATTATGGGAAGGCACAGCAATATATCACTTGTAAGAAGCAGAGATTCTATTATAATGGAATCAATTAAGCATGTTACTCCGGAAATAAGCAGCGTGCGTTCCTTATATACAGGAATTAAATATGAGCTTCCTCCTGCTTCACAAAAGTTAAGCCCTCTGAATTATACTTATGAACAATTAGATAAATATGTTCTGGAAAACAGTATTAAATTTGAAAGTAACTTTTTTTCAAAGGTATTTACAGGAGTAAGTACACCATTTTCAAAGGAACTGGTTTTTGAAATTAAAAAAGCACCAATTGATTTTCAATATAATGATTTAGATAAAATCAGCCAATTTGTAGGAAAAGTATTTTTACATATGAAAAATGGCATTTCATCTTTTTATTTATATTATGAAGGTGATAAAGTAAAGGATTTTTATTGTTTCCCATTAGAATCAATAAAATATTCCAGCATAAAAAAATATGGTTCACCTTCTAAGTTAATAGAAGACTTCTATTTTGAAAGGGATAAAGCTGACAGATTGAAAAATAAAAGCTCTGATTTGCAGAAGCTGCTCCATGTTAATATTGAAAGATGCGAAAAGAAGCTTCAGATTTTAAATAAAACACTGGATGACTGTTCACACAAAGATAAATATAAACTTTATGGAGAACTTTTAACTGCCAATATTTATTCTCTTAAAAGTGAAATGGATTCAGCTCAGGTTCAAAATTACTATAGTGATAATTATGAATTAATAACAATACCACTTGAGAAAGGTAAATCTCCATCGCATAACATTCAAAAATACTATAAAAAATATAATAAAATGAAAAAATCTGAGGAAGCAGCAGCTATTCAAATTCAGTTAACTGAAGATGAGCTTAACTACCTTCAGTCAGTGCTTACCAATGTTAAAAATGCAGATGATTATGATTCGATTGATGAAATAAAACGTGAGCTTATTGAAACTGGCTACATAAAATTCAAAAAGAACTCAAATATAAAAAAGAAAAGTTCTTCAAAGCCATACCATTTTGTATCCAGTGACGGAACAGATATTTATGTAGGAAAGAATAATTTTCAGAACGATTATTTAACTTTAAAATTTGCTTCAAATAAAGATTTATGGTTCCACACAAAAAAAATTCCTGGTTCCCATGTTATTGTAAAAAATATGGGTACTATAACTCCTGAAACTATTAATGAAGCCGCCCAGCTTGCTGCTTATTATAGCAAAGCTAAGGATTCATCTAAGGTTCCTGTAGACTATACAGAAGTAAAAAATGTTCACAAGCCCAATGGTGCCAAACCTGGAATGGTTATATACTATACAAATAAGACTGTTTATGTAAACCCAAACAACAGGGCTACACCAAAGATTAAAGAATAA